Proteins encoded in a region of the Massilia sp. UMI-21 genome:
- the fliI gene encoding flagellar protein export ATPase FliI: MTTHTTDRHTARWKSFIKDCDSLVGLAEPMQVSGRVTRVAGLVMECVGLKLAVGSACTIPVANGQRIEAEVVGFEGERLFLMPQSDVEGVVPGSRVFPVEAALPKPGTVQHPRRRPSDRARHLPVGMQLLGRVVDGAGRPLDGKGPLGTDEMGPLNARPINPLDRAPISETLDVGVRAINAMLTVGRGQRLGLFAGTGVGKSVLLGMIARYTTADVIVVGLIGERGREVKEFIEQILGPEGRARSAVVAAPADSPPLMRLQGAAYATAIAEHFREQGKNVLLIMDSLTRYAMAQREIALAIGEPPATKGYPPSVFAKLPVLVERAGNGVEGGGSITAFYTVLSEGDDQQDPIADAARGILDGHIVLNRHLAEAGHYPAIDIEQSISRAMHSITSHEHQLAARRLKQLYSRYQRSRDLISVGAYAAGSDPVLDQAIAKHEQIEHFLCQEIHDNAGMLESLGQLTSLFQ; the protein is encoded by the coding sequence ATGACGACGCATACAACCGACCGCCACACCGCCCGCTGGAAATCCTTCATCAAGGACTGCGATTCCCTCGTGGGCCTGGCCGAGCCGATGCAGGTGTCGGGCCGCGTCACGCGGGTGGCCGGCCTGGTGATGGAATGCGTCGGCCTGAAGCTCGCGGTCGGCAGCGCCTGCACCATCCCGGTCGCCAACGGCCAGCGGATCGAGGCCGAAGTGGTGGGCTTCGAGGGCGAGCGCCTGTTCCTGATGCCGCAGAGCGACGTCGAGGGCGTGGTGCCGGGCTCGCGCGTGTTCCCGGTCGAGGCGGCCCTGCCGAAGCCGGGCACGGTGCAGCACCCGCGACGGCGCCCGAGCGACCGCGCGCGCCACCTGCCGGTGGGCATGCAACTGCTGGGCCGCGTGGTGGATGGCGCCGGCCGCCCGCTGGACGGCAAGGGTCCGCTCGGCACCGACGAGATGGGGCCGCTCAATGCCCGCCCGATCAACCCGCTCGACCGCGCGCCGATCTCGGAAACCCTGGACGTCGGCGTGCGCGCCATCAATGCCATGCTGACGGTCGGCCGCGGCCAGCGCCTCGGCCTGTTCGCCGGCACCGGCGTCGGCAAATCGGTCTTGCTGGGCATGATCGCGCGCTACACCACCGCCGACGTGATCGTGGTCGGCCTGATCGGCGAACGGGGACGCGAGGTCAAGGAATTCATCGAGCAGATCCTGGGGCCGGAAGGCCGCGCCCGCTCGGCGGTGGTGGCGGCGCCGGCCGACTCCCCTCCCCTGATGCGCCTGCAGGGCGCCGCCTACGCCACCGCGATCGCCGAACACTTCCGCGAGCAGGGCAAGAATGTCCTGCTCATCATGGACTCGCTGACCCGCTACGCGATGGCCCAGCGCGAGATCGCGCTGGCGATCGGCGAGCCGCCGGCCACCAAGGGCTATCCGCCCTCGGTGTTCGCCAAGCTGCCGGTGCTGGTGGAACGGGCCGGCAACGGCGTCGAGGGCGGCGGCTCGATCACCGCCTTCTACACCGTGCTGTCCGAGGGCGACGACCAGCAAGACCCGATCGCCGACGCGGCGCGCGGCATCCTGGACGGCCACATCGTCCTGAACCGCCACCTGGCCGAAGCCGGCCACTACCCGGCGATCGACATCGAACAGTCGATCTCGCGCGCGATGCACTCGATCACCTCGCACGAGCACCAGCTGGCCGCGCGCAGGCTCAAGCAGCTGTATTCGCGCTACCAGCGCTCGCGCGACCTGATCAGCGTCGGCGCCTATGCCGCCGGCAGCGATCCGGTGCTGGACCAGGCGATCGCCAAGCACGAGCAGATCGAGCACTTCCTGTGCCAGGAAATCCACGACAACGCCGGCATGCTGGAGAGCTTGGGGCAATTGACCTCTCTATTCCAGTGA
- a CDS encoding flagellar assembly protein FliH produces MIPKEQQSAYQRWEMTSFGDERPSTQARRAATAPPPAPEQVAQPVEIVPHIALPTAEELEALREQARAEGYAEGLAEGRAAGHAEGYADGAKTGQIEAEGELEHLRAIAATFSEAVVQADETIAHDVLELALRLARGMVRTAFEVRPELILPVVQEAIGYLPVLSQPATLTLHPEDAEIVRQAMGQELVKGGWRIVDDATLGRGGCKVDTASNQIDAQAQARWARLTHALQSNVDWLT; encoded by the coding sequence ATGATTCCAAAGGAACAGCAAAGCGCTTACCAGCGCTGGGAAATGACCTCGTTCGGCGACGAGCGCCCGAGCACCCAGGCGCGCCGCGCCGCGACGGCGCCGCCACCTGCCCCGGAACAGGTGGCGCAGCCGGTCGAAATCGTCCCCCACATCGCGCTGCCGACCGCCGAAGAACTGGAAGCGCTGCGCGAGCAGGCCCGCGCCGAGGGCTATGCCGAAGGCCTGGCGGAAGGCCGCGCCGCCGGTCATGCCGAGGGCTACGCGGACGGCGCCAAAACCGGCCAGATCGAAGCCGAGGGCGAGCTGGAACACCTGCGCGCGATCGCCGCGACCTTCAGCGAAGCCGTGGTGCAGGCCGACGAAACCATCGCCCACGACGTGCTGGAACTGGCGCTGCGCCTGGCGCGCGGCATGGTGCGCACGGCTTTCGAGGTGCGCCCGGAACTGATCCTGCCGGTGGTGCAGGAAGCGATCGGCTACCTGCCGGTGCTGTCGCAGCCGGCCACCTTGACCCTGCATCCGGAAGACGCCGAGATCGTGCGCCAGGCCATGGGCCAGGAACTGGTCAAGGGCGGCTGGCGCATCGTGGACGATGCGACGCTGGGACGCGGCGGCTGCAAGGTCGATACGGCCAGCAACCAGATCGATGCGCAGGCGCAGGCGCGCTGGGCGCGCCTGACGCATGCGCTGCAAAGTAACGTTGATTGGTTGACGTAG
- a CDS encoding Rrf2 family transcriptional regulator: protein MRLTSFTDYTLRTLLHLGSNPGRLVTIQEIADLHKISKNHLMKVVHELGRNGVIETIRGRNGGFRLAHKPEEINIGAVVRQSESDFYMAECFDPGGNPCGLVQDCALKGVLSNATTAYLDELDRHTLASLLPEPSPRDGAIPVTFHRKDAQAA from the coding sequence ATGCGTCTGACTTCCTTTACCGATTACACCCTGCGCACCCTGCTCCACCTCGGCAGCAATCCCGGCCGCCTGGTGACGATCCAGGAGATCGCGGACCTGCACAAGATTTCAAAGAACCATCTGATGAAGGTGGTGCACGAATTGGGGCGCAACGGCGTCATCGAGACCATCCGCGGCCGCAACGGCGGTTTCCGCCTGGCCCACAAGCCGGAAGAGATCAATATCGGCGCGGTGGTGCGCCAGAGCGAGAGCGACTTCTACATGGCCGAATGCTTCGACCCGGGCGGCAATCCGTGCGGACTGGTCCAGGACTGCGCCCTCAAGGGCGTGCTCTCGAACGCCACCACGGCCTACCTCGACGAGCTCGACCGCCATACCCTGGCCTCGCTGCTGCCGGAACCGAGTCCACGCGACGGCGCCATTCCGGTGACCTTCCACCGCAAGGACGCGCAGGCGGCCTGA
- a CDS encoding EscU/YscU/HrcU family type III secretion system export apparatus switch protein — protein MTEARDKPDGGAKARRQSAVALAYGNGDPAPKVVAKGQGLVAEQIMRRAREAGVFVHESKELVALLMQVDLDREIPPALYRAIAELLAWLYHIESAQKQGLPLSQALQPPPDPTTHLNLDDAANAGTSND, from the coding sequence ATGACTGAGGCGCGGGACAAGCCGGACGGGGGAGCCAAGGCGCGCCGCCAGAGCGCCGTCGCCCTCGCCTATGGCAACGGCGACCCGGCCCCCAAGGTGGTGGCCAAGGGCCAGGGCCTGGTCGCCGAGCAGATCATGCGCCGGGCCAGGGAGGCCGGCGTGTTCGTCCATGAATCGAAGGAACTGGTGGCGTTGCTCATGCAGGTGGACCTCGACCGCGAGATTCCGCCGGCACTGTATCGCGCAATTGCGGAACTGTTGGCGTGGCTATATCATATTGAGTCGGCTCAGAAACAAGGCTTGCCGCTTTCACAAGCATTGCAGCCCCCACCCGATCCGACGACCCACCTCAACCTGGATGACGCAGCGAACGCTGGCACAAGTAATGACTAA
- the fliS gene encoding flagellar export chaperone FliS produces the protein MFGTMQRGVGAYAKVGLETGVAGASPHKLIVMLYDGAMVSILSGITNMKAGNVAAKGAAISKAINIIDNGLRAALDKKVGGEIAQNLDALYEYISARLLKANLANDPAMLEEAHGLLSELRDAWNAIDPQAAAGAAQAGAAPAPMRAPTLMSA, from the coding sequence ATGTTTGGAACCATGCAACGCGGCGTCGGCGCCTATGCGAAAGTCGGTCTCGAGACCGGCGTCGCCGGCGCTTCCCCGCACAAACTGATCGTCATGCTGTACGACGGCGCGATGGTCTCGATCCTGAGCGGCATCACCAACATGAAGGCCGGGAATGTCGCCGCCAAGGGCGCCGCCATCTCGAAAGCCATCAACATCATCGACAACGGCCTGCGCGCCGCCCTCGACAAGAAGGTCGGCGGCGAGATCGCCCAGAACCTCGACGCCCTGTACGAATATATCAGCGCGCGCCTGCTCAAGGCCAACCTCGCGAACGACCCGGCGATGCTGGAAGAAGCACACGGGCTGCTGTCCGAACTGCGCGACGCCTGGAATGCAATCGATCCGCAGGCCGCCGCGGGCGCAGCCCAGGCCGGAGCCGCCCCGGCGCCCATGCGTGCCCCCACCCTGATGAGTGCCTGA
- a CDS encoding flagellar brake protein, producing MTNQELENWHDYEVTSRREIVALLRQIGEKHQLVRMLVKGEADVCVTTVLEVDPDTDTMVLDRSVERMQNERIIESGKVRCETSLDKIRILFGAENLRPTLFEGGAALRADIPPSLIRLQRREYYRMETPVSNPVRAIIPLPLEHGGGTGVFPLHDISCGGIAILDNKLQLGTTIGATIPNCRIELPEIGPVTATLEIRNSLDLTLLNNKSNRRIGLQFADMSRGAMAGVQRYITKLERERNARLAGLA from the coding sequence ATGACTAATCAGGAACTGGAGAACTGGCACGACTACGAGGTAACGTCGCGTCGTGAAATCGTGGCGCTGCTGCGCCAGATCGGCGAGAAGCACCAGTTGGTACGGATGCTGGTCAAGGGCGAGGCCGACGTCTGCGTCACCACCGTCCTCGAGGTCGATCCCGATACCGATACCATGGTGCTGGACCGTTCGGTCGAGCGCATGCAGAACGAGCGCATCATCGAATCCGGCAAGGTGCGCTGCGAGACCTCGCTCGACAAGATCCGCATCCTGTTCGGCGCCGAGAACCTGCGCCCCACCCTGTTCGAGGGCGGGGCCGCGCTGCGCGCCGACATCCCGCCCAGCCTGATCCGCCTGCAACGCCGCGAGTACTACCGAATGGAAACGCCCGTGTCGAACCCGGTGCGCGCGATCATTCCGCTGCCGCTCGAACACGGCGGCGGCACCGGCGTCTTCCCGCTGCACGACATCAGCTGTGGCGGCATCGCCATCCTCGACAACAAGCTCCAGCTCGGCACGACGATCGGCGCGACCATTCCCAACTGCCGCATCGAATTGCCCGAGATCGGTCCGGTCACCGCGACCCTGGAAATCCGCAATTCGCTCGACCTGACCCTGCTGAACAACAAGTCCAACCGCCGCATCGGCCTGCAGTTCGCCGACATGTCGCGTGGCGCCATGGCCGGCGTGCAGCGCTACATCACCAAGCTCGAACGCGAACGCAACGCGCGCCTGGCCGGCCTGGCCTGA
- the fliJ gene encoding flagellar export protein FliJ, with product MANPSALETLIDLAQRDSDAFAKRLGAALKGVEEAEQKLVMLDGYRDEYVRKLDAAQMAGITPFAYHNFVAFIGKLDNAIIGQREVIKHAQYKADVEKKAWQESERKRLSYRTLNERAASEALAIESKRDQKLMDDHAARGARYKQR from the coding sequence ATGGCCAATCCTTCCGCCCTCGAGACCCTGATCGACCTGGCACAACGCGATTCCGACGCGTTTGCCAAGCGCCTCGGCGCGGCCCTCAAGGGGGTCGAAGAGGCCGAGCAGAAACTGGTCATGCTGGACGGCTACCGCGACGAATATGTCCGCAAGCTCGACGCGGCGCAGATGGCGGGCATCACGCCTTTCGCGTACCACAACTTCGTTGCCTTCATCGGCAAGCTGGACAACGCCATCATCGGCCAGCGCGAAGTGATCAAGCACGCGCAGTACAAGGCGGACGTGGAAAAGAAGGCCTGGCAGGAAAGCGAGCGCAAGCGCCTGTCGTACCGGACCCTGAACGAACGCGCAGCAAGCGAGGCGCTGGCGATCGAGAGCAAGCGCGACCAGAAACTGATGGACGACCACGCGGCCCGTGGCGCCCGCTACAAACAACGGTGA
- a CDS encoding response regulator transcription factor, whose product MHADPILTIGLHAVLADQPGLRITTHLRQPEAQRVARVVVTDYDTGIALARQPSHGGQPPAVLVVTQFDKEWEVRLAMDAGVAGYLLQSCGPDELAHAVQQLARGQRYLSESMSRSVADSLTRESLTGRETDVLQLLAQGCCNKSIARKLGIGVGTVKTHVKGVMSKLDATARTHAVVVATQRGLIRPGGGGAQSPAECPA is encoded by the coding sequence ATGCACGCCGACCCGATCCTGACCATCGGCCTGCATGCTGTCCTGGCCGACCAGCCAGGCCTGCGCATCACCACCCATCTGCGCCAGCCCGAGGCGCAGCGCGTGGCCCGCGTCGTGGTCACCGATTACGATACCGGCATTGCGCTGGCGCGCCAGCCGTCGCACGGCGGGCAGCCGCCCGCCGTGCTGGTGGTGACCCAGTTCGACAAGGAGTGGGAAGTGCGCTTGGCAATGGATGCCGGCGTGGCCGGCTACCTGCTGCAGTCCTGCGGCCCCGACGAACTGGCCCATGCCGTGCAGCAGCTGGCGCGCGGCCAGCGCTACCTGAGCGAATCGATGAGCCGCAGCGTGGCCGACAGCCTGACGCGCGAATCGCTTACCGGGCGCGAGACCGACGTGCTGCAGTTGCTGGCGCAGGGCTGCTGCAACAAGTCGATCGCGCGCAAGCTCGGCATCGGCGTGGGCACCGTGAAGACCCACGTGAAGGGTGTCATGAGCAAGCTCGACGCCACCGCGCGGACCCATGCCGTGGTGGTCGCCACCCAGCGCGGCCTGATCAGGCCGGGGGGCGGGGGCGCCCAGTCGCCGGCCGAGTGCCCGGCCTGA
- the fliE gene encoding flagellar hook-basal body complex protein FliE, protein MSIGGIGGIDSSRIQAMMEQLKAAATKPAASPVAATGAGGLAPQGGVAKLDFADALKTSLQQVSATQKNAEELGKRFAMGDDTVSLSDTMIAMQKSSIAFQGTVQVRNKLVSAYHDIMNMQV, encoded by the coding sequence ATGAGTATTGGCGGAATCGGCGGCATCGACAGCAGCCGCATCCAGGCGATGATGGAACAGCTGAAAGCGGCGGCGACCAAGCCGGCCGCCAGCCCCGTTGCCGCCACGGGTGCGGGCGGGCTGGCCCCCCAGGGCGGCGTTGCCAAGCTCGACTTCGCCGATGCGCTCAAGACCTCGCTGCAGCAGGTCAGCGCCACCCAGAAGAACGCGGAAGAACTCGGCAAGCGTTTTGCGATGGGGGATGATACCGTGAGCCTGTCCGACACGATGATCGCAATGCAGAAATCCAGCATCGCATTCCAGGGAACGGTGCAAGTACGCAACAAACTGGTGTCGGCTTATCACGACATCATGAACATGCAGGTGTAA
- a CDS encoding flagellar protein FliT: MAVITDQMLRAANDSDWDRLAELEKQCALHVRQLKDNEPQPLAGPQRVKKVDAIRRMLAADRQIRDLSTPWMARLSALINNTSTERRVARAYGI, encoded by the coding sequence ATGGCGGTGATCACCGACCAGATGCTGCGCGCGGCCAATGACAGCGACTGGGATCGCCTGGCCGAGCTCGAGAAGCAGTGCGCCCTGCACGTGCGCCAGCTCAAGGACAACGAGCCGCAGCCGCTGGCCGGCCCGCAGCGCGTCAAGAAGGTCGATGCGATCCGCCGCATGCTGGCCGCCGACCGCCAGATCCGCGACCTGAGCACCCCGTGGATGGCGCGCCTGTCGGCCCTGATCAACAACACCTCGACCGAACGCCGCGTCGCCCGCGCCTACGGTATCTAG
- a CDS encoding flagellar hook-length control protein FliK has product MLPRELVSSVGPVTPARPAEHLNDPRQQAFQRALAPQLGKALHGEVLAKLSDGSFVVKVANIPARMQLPAGSKVGADLPLTLVSVHPRPTFQVGLGANPVFSEAGPPLPQGADPGKAPLAMREGSAAQAGAAVGRAAALLQATAAGSAAQSLGLESNTTTLSQAGKTIGGVLAAAQKADTPLTAALGRAPIVAAAGMDASSIAAGLQQAVGKSGLFYESHVAEWAQGGRALAELNAEPQQQLAREGARPQALDPGTAQFINLQLATQEQAQLAWQGKLWPGQAMRLEVQRDTSEGQHGAGEGETPWHSRLRLRFPELGELDARLTLTGGRLQVQFAAGSEDTAALLRRHMDSLAGALEAAGTQLAGFDVRAVPDHD; this is encoded by the coding sequence ATGCTGCCGCGCGAGCTCGTCTCCAGCGTCGGGCCCGTCACACCGGCGCGGCCGGCCGAACATCTCAACGATCCGCGCCAGCAAGCCTTCCAGCGCGCCCTTGCGCCCCAGCTGGGCAAGGCGCTGCACGGCGAGGTGCTGGCCAAGCTGAGCGACGGCAGCTTCGTGGTCAAGGTCGCCAACATCCCCGCCCGCATGCAGTTGCCGGCAGGCAGCAAGGTCGGCGCCGACCTGCCGCTGACCCTGGTGTCGGTCCATCCGCGCCCCACCTTCCAGGTCGGGCTGGGGGCCAATCCCGTGTTCAGCGAAGCGGGTCCGCCGCTGCCCCAGGGCGCCGACCCGGGCAAGGCGCCGCTCGCGATGCGCGAAGGCAGCGCGGCCCAGGCCGGCGCCGCCGTCGGGCGCGCCGCCGCGCTGCTGCAAGCGACGGCGGCCGGCAGCGCCGCCCAGTCGCTCGGCCTTGAGTCCAACACCACGACCCTGAGTCAGGCCGGCAAGACCATCGGCGGCGTGCTCGCGGCCGCGCAGAAGGCGGACACCCCGCTGACCGCCGCCCTCGGACGGGCGCCGATCGTGGCCGCGGCCGGCATGGATGCTTCCAGCATCGCGGCCGGCCTGCAGCAGGCGGTCGGCAAGAGCGGCCTGTTCTACGAATCGCACGTGGCCGAATGGGCGCAGGGCGGGCGCGCCCTGGCCGAGCTGAACGCCGAGCCCCAGCAGCAGCTGGCCAGGGAAGGCGCGCGCCCGCAAGCGCTCGATCCGGGCACCGCCCAGTTCATCAACCTGCAGCTGGCCACCCAGGAGCAGGCCCAGCTCGCCTGGCAGGGCAAGCTGTGGCCGGGCCAGGCGATGCGGCTGGAAGTGCAGCGCGACACCTCCGAGGGCCAGCACGGCGCCGGCGAGGGAGAAACGCCCTGGCACAGCCGCCTGCGCCTGCGCTTTCCCGAACTGGGCGAGCTCGACGCCCGCCTGACGCTCACCGGCGGGCGCCTGCAGGTGCAGTTCGCGGCCGGCAGCGAAGACACCGCCGCCCTGCTGCGCCGCCACATGGACAGCCTGGCCGGTGCGCTGGAAGCGGCCGGCACCCAGCTGGCCGGTTTCGACGTGCGCGCGGTCCCGGACCATGACTGA
- the fliF gene encoding flagellar M-ring protein FliF yields MAAVADELIDTPAAEPEAPQGFLQTTMGKRVALGGGIALVVAIMAALWMWSQAPEYRVLFSNYSDRDGGAITASLDQMGVKYQFSEGGSAILVPAEQIHDLRLKLAAQGLPKGGNVGFELMENQKLGVSQFLEQVNYQRSLEGELARSIQSLGSVGAARVHLALPKPSVFVRDQQKPTASVLLNLQPGRALDPGQVSAIVHLVASSVPELTIGNVTVVDQNGNLLSDTSNKTGNKGLDATQLKYVEQVQQNIIKQVESIIAPLVGKENVRAEATAEIDFAQVDTAAEIYKPNSPPEPQAIRSQQTSESTQPGAGASGIPGALSNQPPGVATAPIDGQAPGAGPAPAAGPTRKDATTNYEVDKTIRYEQRPMGGIKRLTVGVVVNYRRSVDPKTGKIVVKPLAANEVAQLNELVKQAMGYSQQRGDTLNVTNAPFDGVDRPDDTPPELDWWRDPANLPLAKEIGKYLLLFAVLAFLYYRILLPLMRPAIKKFDEVTALPPEPEPEEEEVSEEVAAEIAEEELEEQEVERRNQGYRANLAMAQELARQDPRIVANVVKAWLGSNE; encoded by the coding sequence ATGGCAGCAGTTGCTGATGAACTGATCGACACCCCGGCCGCCGAACCAGAGGCGCCGCAGGGCTTTTTGCAGACCACCATGGGCAAGCGCGTCGCGCTCGGCGGCGGCATCGCGCTGGTGGTCGCCATCATGGCCGCGCTCTGGATGTGGAGCCAGGCGCCGGAATACCGCGTGCTGTTCTCGAACTACAGCGACCGCGACGGCGGCGCGATCACCGCGTCGCTCGACCAGATGGGGGTCAAGTACCAGTTTTCCGAAGGCGGCAGCGCCATTCTGGTGCCGGCCGAGCAGATCCACGACCTGCGCCTCAAGCTCGCCGCCCAGGGCCTGCCCAAGGGCGGCAACGTCGGCTTCGAGCTGATGGAAAACCAGAAGCTGGGCGTGTCCCAGTTCCTCGAACAGGTCAATTACCAGCGCTCGCTGGAGGGTGAACTGGCGCGCTCGATCCAGTCGCTCGGTTCGGTCGGCGCCGCGCGCGTGCACCTGGCCCTGCCCAAGCCCTCGGTGTTCGTGCGCGACCAGCAGAAGCCGACCGCCTCGGTGCTGCTGAACCTGCAGCCGGGCCGCGCCCTCGACCCGGGCCAGGTCAGCGCCATCGTCCACCTGGTCGCCTCGAGCGTGCCGGAACTGACGATCGGTAACGTGACGGTGGTCGACCAGAACGGCAACCTGCTGTCGGACACCTCGAACAAGACCGGCAACAAGGGCCTGGACGCAACCCAGCTCAAGTACGTCGAGCAGGTCCAGCAGAACATCATCAAGCAGGTCGAGTCGATCATCGCCCCGCTGGTCGGCAAGGAAAACGTGCGCGCCGAAGCGACCGCCGAGATCGACTTCGCCCAGGTCGATACCGCCGCCGAGATTTACAAGCCGAACTCGCCGCCGGAGCCGCAGGCGATCCGCAGCCAGCAGACCTCGGAATCGACCCAGCCGGGCGCGGGCGCCTCGGGCATCCCGGGCGCGCTGTCGAACCAGCCGCCGGGGGTGGCCACCGCGCCGATCGACGGCCAGGCGCCCGGCGCAGGCCCGGCCCCGGCCGCCGGCCCGACCCGCAAGGACGCGACCACCAACTACGAAGTCGACAAGACCATCCGCTACGAGCAGCGCCCGATGGGCGGCATCAAGCGCCTGACCGTGGGCGTGGTGGTGAACTACCGCCGCTCGGTCGACCCGAAGACCGGCAAGATCGTCGTCAAGCCGCTAGCTGCGAACGAAGTCGCCCAGCTCAACGAGCTGGTGAAGCAGGCGATGGGCTACTCGCAGCAGCGCGGCGACACCCTGAACGTCACCAACGCACCGTTCGACGGCGTCGACCGCCCGGACGACACCCCGCCCGAACTCGACTGGTGGCGCGACCCGGCCAACCTGCCGCTGGCCAAGGAAATCGGCAAGTACCTGCTGCTGTTCGCGGTGCTGGCCTTCCTCTACTACCGGATCCTGCTGCCGCTGATGCGCCCGGCGATCAAGAAGTTCGACGAGGTCACCGCCCTGCCGCCGGAACCGGAACCGGAAGAGGAGGAGGTCTCGGAAGAAGTCGCGGCCGAGATCGCCGAGGAAGAGCTGGAAGAACAGGAAGTGGAGCGCCGGAACCAGGGCTACCGGGCCAATCTCGCAATGGCGCAGGAACTGGCCCGCCAGGACCCGCGCATCGTTGCCAACGTCGTAAAAGCATGGTTGGGATCAAATGAGTGA
- the fliG gene encoding flagellar motor switch protein FliG, whose protein sequence is MSDKDKEGVQQAAILMLALGEAEAAEVMKFLGPREVLKLGGAMAQMKAVQHGEVVKVLEAFVEETNLHSTVGLDSDEYIRQVLTKALGDDKAAVLLNRILGGKDASGIESLKWMDSPSVAELIRNEHPQIIATILVHLERDQACEVLANFTERLRNDVVLRIATLDGVQPAALRELNDVLTKLLSGNENIKKSSLGGVRTAAEILNFMSGEQESAVMDNIKNYDNDMAQKIMDEMFVFDNIIDIDDRGIQLLLREVQSEMLIIALKGASQDLRDKIFKNMSQRASEMMREDLESKGPVRLSEVESQQKQILQIVRRLADEGQIVLGGKGEDSFV, encoded by the coding sequence ATGAGTGACAAGGACAAGGAAGGCGTACAGCAGGCAGCGATCCTGATGCTGGCCCTGGGCGAAGCGGAAGCGGCCGAAGTGATGAAGTTCCTCGGCCCGCGCGAAGTGCTCAAGCTCGGCGGCGCGATGGCGCAGATGAAGGCGGTGCAGCACGGCGAAGTGGTGAAGGTGCTGGAAGCCTTCGTCGAAGAGACCAACCTGCATTCGACCGTCGGCCTCGATTCGGACGAGTACATCCGCCAGGTGCTGACCAAGGCGCTGGGCGACGACAAGGCCGCCGTGCTGCTCAACCGCATCCTGGGCGGCAAGGACGCCTCGGGCATCGAGAGCCTCAAGTGGATGGACTCGCCCTCGGTGGCGGAACTGATCCGCAACGAGCACCCGCAGATCATCGCCACCATCCTGGTGCACCTCGAGCGCGACCAGGCCTGCGAAGTCCTGGCCAACTTCACCGAGCGCCTGCGCAACGACGTGGTGCTGCGCATCGCCACCCTGGACGGCGTCCAGCCGGCCGCCCTGCGCGAGCTGAACGACGTGCTGACCAAGCTGTTGTCGGGCAACGAGAACATCAAGAAATCCTCGCTGGGCGGCGTGCGCACCGCGGCCGAGATCCTGAACTTCATGAGCGGCGAGCAGGAATCGGCGGTCATGGACAACATCAAGAACTACGACAACGACATGGCGCAGAAGATCATGGACGAGATGTTCGTGTTCGACAACATCATCGACATCGACGACCGCGGCATCCAGCTGCTGCTGCGCGAAGTCCAGTCCGAGATGCTGATCATCGCCCTGAAGGGCGCCTCGCAAGACTTGCGCGACAAGATTTTCAAGAACATGTCGCAGCGTGCCAGCGAGATGATGCGCGAAGACCTGGAGTCGAAAGGTCCCGTGCGCCTGTCGGAAGTCGAGTCCCAGCAGAAGCAGATCCTGCAGATCGTGCGCCGCCTGGCGGACGAAGGCCAGATCGTACTGGGCGGTAAAGGCGAGGATTCGTTCGTCTGA